The Metabacillus schmidteae nucleotide sequence CATCATAAAGAATAATTTGTGGACCTTCTCCCATTTTGCTTGCTGCTTCCTTATCAGAAATCCCTGGAGTATCTCCCGCAATCCCAACGTCTACACCAAAAGCAATATCAGGCTGAATCATATTGGCAGAAGTTCTTGCCCCTCGTAGACCAACTTCTTCTTGTACAGTACCTACACCATAAACAACGTTTGGATGATCTGTACCTTTTAAATTTTTTAATACATCAATTGCAATCGCACAGCCAATTCTGTTGTCCCAAGCTTTTGCGAGAAGCATTTTCTCATTTTTCATAACAGTGAATTCAAAATATGGAACAACTTGATCGCCTGGCATTACACCGAATTCCATCGCTTCTTCACGGCTTGAAGCTCCGATATCAATAAACATATCCTTAATTTCCACAGGCTTTTTACGCGCTTCAGGAGGTAGAATATGTGGTGGCTTAGATCCAATTACTCCAGTGATCTCTCCTTTTCTCGTCACAATCGTTACGCGCTGTGCCAACATTACTTGTGACCACCAGCCTCCAACTGTTTGAAAACGAAGAAAACCTTTATCATCGATTTGTGTTATCATAAATCCTACTTCATCTAAGTGTCCTGCAATCATAATTTTTGGACCGTTTTCTTGTCCAACCTTTTTAGCAATCAAACTTCCTAAATGATCTGTTACGACTTCATCTGAATAAGCTGATATGTATTTTTTCATGACGTCTCGAACTTCGCGTTCATTACCGGGAATTCCTTTTGCATCTGTTAAATCTTTTAACATTGTTAATGTTTCATCTAGCTTCGTCATTTATGTAGGCCTCCTTCAATTAACAATCATGTTTATTATACAATAAGGGATATAGGGAAAGGAAATAACACACTTATTAGTATCCTTGTTGTTGTCGCTTATGATTCACTTCATTTTTCGAAACGTAAGCTTTTTCCATTTGTCCTGAAGTGAAGCCTAATAATTTCCCAAGTAATAAATACTCTTCAAACATGCTTTTATAGGTAGATACAGATTGATCATGTTTAAATGCGGACACCTTTTCATAGACAATTAAAAATTGCTCTGTTGCTGTTCTGCTTGATTCAAGATCCAGAAAACTCATCGTAGTATCAATTTTCATTTCTAATCCCAAGGACAGGATAAAATGGATCCCATCTACATATTCTTCTAATATGACATCAGCATGTGCAGGTGGCTTTAAACTCCAAAATTTAAAACACCTAGTTTCATTTGCCAGCTCACCAATTTCAACTAATAACGCTAGTATTTTACGATCAACCAAATTTTCATTTTCAAGGTTATGTTGTGTTTCAATTTTTAAATCCAATTCCTGCTGCATGTTAAATAGTACGGTAAAATTCATCGAGTATTCCTCCAACAATTGTCATTCTAAGAAAAAATTATATCAAATTTTCAAAAAAACTTGGAACCTTTTCGACCTCTCATTCGTATAAAAGAAAAATTGCCCTCAGGAGGGGTTTTACGATGATTGTCATTATCTTACGTTTGTTGTTAATTATTTTGATTGTCTTTCTCCTTTATACGGGGATTAAGTATTTATTTAATCCGAAACGAAAGCTTGAATTAGCACACGAACAGAAACAGTTCTATTTCCTCGATGATAAAGAAAATGTGCGAAAGAACTTTCTACTTACGTATAAAGGTGCCTTGTTTGAAGGAGAAAAGTATCTAGGGACAACAACAAACTCTTTTGAAGTAGTCTCTATCTTTATTTGGCCAAAATCAACCAATGAGTTACAAGGATTGACTTTAGAGGATTTTGATTACATTCATGAACAAGTGAAATCACGTTATCCTCATAGTAAAGTAGATTGGAAAAGTCCGATCAAAGAATTGATTTTGAAAAAAAGAGAGCATTAAAATGAGAGATTGAGACAATATTGTCTCAATCTCTTTTCTTCATGAGCATTTATTATGCTTTTTCCCTTATAAAAAAATCATTCCATTTAATGAATACTTGTTTTTCTCTAAAATAGTAAATAAGAATAAACAAAACGATTACAATCCCCACTAAAATGACAGGAGGTAAGGCTTGAATTGATGCTCCTAAAAACGTAAACAAAATTGTTGAAGGGATATGTGTTAAAAATGAAAGCTTCGCATAACGGGTAAATGTTTTTGTTTTATCTAAAATGCATAGTGAAATAAGTGAAAAATTAACAAAAGGAATCATTCTTAATATGATGATTTGAATAACAGAAAAGTTTGTATAAGTCCCTAACCATTTTTCCTTCATTCTCATAAAGCGATTCAACAGTTTTGGAAATAGCTTTGTAACGAAATAAAAAATAATACTCGAACCCGTTAGTCCAATGACAGAATAAACAGAACCAAGTTGTGCTCCAAATAAAATACCGCCTGCAACACAAACAACAGCAACAGGAATAAATAAAAACTGCCTAATCATATGAAACAAAATAAAAGCAATCGGCGCAAAAAAGCCTGTCGTTTGAATGACGGACAACACGGTAGAAGTGGCAAGTTGAATTGTCATCACCGCTTTCTAAGTTGTATTTCATAGATGAAAGTCGTATTGATTCTATTGTACGAGAGCATTTAAAGTTTATGTCATGAAAAAAGATAAATAAACCAAAAGGACGATTTGAGCACAAGCAATAAGCGGAAAAAGAAATGCAAATGATGTA carries:
- a CDS encoding M42 family metallopeptidase, producing MTKLDETLTMLKDLTDAKGIPGNEREVRDVMKKYISAYSDEVVTDHLGSLIAKKVGQENGPKIMIAGHLDEVGFMITQIDDKGFLRFQTVGGWWSQVMLAQRVTIVTRKGEITGVIGSKPPHILPPEARKKPVEIKDMFIDIGASSREEAMEFGVMPGDQVVPYFEFTVMKNEKMLLAKAWDNRIGCAIAIDVLKNLKGTDHPNVVYGVGTVQEEVGLRGARTSANMIQPDIAFGVDVGIAGDTPGISDKEAASKMGEGPQIILYDASMVSHKGLRDLVTDTADELNIPYQFDAIAGGGTDSGAIHISANGVPALSITIATRYIHSHAAMLHRDDYENAVKLITEVIKRLDRETVNKITFE
- a CDS encoding dUTP diphosphatase — protein: MNFTVLFNMQQELDLKIETQHNLENENLVDRKILALLVEIGELANETRCFKFWSLKPPAHADVILEEYVDGIHFILSLGLEMKIDTTMSFLDLESSRTATEQFLIVYEKVSAFKHDQSVSTYKSMFEEYLLLGKLLGFTSGQMEKAYVSKNEVNHKRQQQGY
- a CDS encoding sigma-w pathway protein ysdB yields the protein MVIILRLLLIILIVFLLYTGIKYLFNPKRKLELAHEQKQFYFLDDKENVRKNFLLTYKGALFEGEKYLGTTTNSFEVVSIFIWPKSTNELQGLTLEDFDYIHEQVKSRYPHSKVDWKSPIKELILKKREH
- a CDS encoding TVP38/TMEM64 family protein, producing MTIQLATSTVLSVIQTTGFFAPIAFILFHMIRQFLFIPVAVVCVAGGILFGAQLGSVYSVIGLTGSSIIFYFVTKLFPKLLNRFMRMKEKWLGTYTNFSVIQIIILRMIPFVNFSLISLCILDKTKTFTRYAKLSFLTHIPSTILFTFLGASIQALPPVILVGIVIVLFILIYYFREKQVFIKWNDFFIREKA